The following proteins are co-located in the Rattus norvegicus strain BN/NHsdMcwi chromosome 19, GRCr8, whole genome shotgun sequence genome:
- the LOC134483153 gene encoding uncharacterized protein LOC134483153, producing the protein MFSRLHKLFGRGNVDSGETRVKESGLSSQSNDGQRQHFWGMWKCGRETSSPGTDLSKNQAMTEKERLIKELQLITEERNDLRDRLRFLTERSMKNRPHFRQNPYYEDLERMEEAVMSILHNIEMENTEVHEKNHKLKKEITFSRNLLSQLLMENTCRKKLVPLKQESKEVHLDCALNQKYLVDFNKKDKDHQRPEPALSGLRECKRAGIGHTPVRELPEE; encoded by the exons atgttttcccgtcttcacaagctttttgggagggggaacgtcgattctggagagactagagtgaaggagtctggcctttcctctcaaagtaatgatggacaaagacagcacttctggggaatgtgga aatgtgggagagaaacatcatcccctggcactgacctaagcaagaatcaggccatgacggaaaaggagaggctgattaaagagctgcagctcattaccgaggagagaaatgacctgagagatcgcctgaggtttctgacagagagatccatgaagaacag gccacacttcaggcaaaatccatattatgaagacctggagagaatggaggaggcggtcatgtcaattctgcacaacatagagatggagaacactgaggtccatgagaagaaccataagctgaagaaggagattaccttctctag aaacctgctcagccagctcctgatggagaacacatgtaggaagaagttggtcccactgaagcaggagagcaaggaggtacatcttgattgtgcactgaaccagaaatatttggttgacttcaacaagaaagataaagaccatcaacggccagaaccagcattatcag gtctcagagagtgcaagagagctggaattggacacacaccagtaagagagcttcctgaagaataa